The DNA sequence CATGATGTTGAAATGGGATTGTTTGGGTGTTCCTAATACTCCATGAAAACAAGTGCCctcttatttggttcagatcaAAGCTTTTGTTGTCCTTCTGTGTGTAAATGGAATAAATTCAAAACTCGTCGCACAGCTTAATTTCTTCAGACGCAAGCagaatttcatacatttttgttgcacGACCGTGCGTCAAACTGGGCGGTCGCACGTGTTTGTGAAGGAATAAGGCTCGGAGTCAACGGCCAGCAACGCATGTAGAAACCATACTTCTAAGCAGTGAAGTGAAACTTAACGTTTGTTGCGAGTAGCATGTGTCTTTATCCCAGGGGGCATCAGGGTGCGATTCCTCCGCCCGTCCTGACCTCCAGCCAGATGACGCAGACGCCTCCAGCCGGAGTCAAGACGTGACCTGCGGCATCTGCATGGAGACGGTGTATGAGAAGGCCGACGCCGAGGAGCGGCGCTTTGGCATCCTGCCCAACTGCTGCCATGCCTTCTGCCTGAGCTGCATCGTCACCTGGAGGAAGACCAAAAACTTCCAGGAGGAAGTTGTCAAGTAAGTCGCGGTGATGTCGTTTTAGGTTCGGACCTCGACCTACTTGTCTGCGACGTCCTGTTCTCTTTAGAACTCTGCTTGGGTTTACTAACAACCTGGTCTGTCTTAAGGAGTTGCCCACAGTGCAGAGTCAAGTCAGCGTTTTATATCCCCCACAAGTACTGGGTGGAGGGGCAGCCGAAGGAGACGCTTATCCGCAGCTTCAAGGAGAAATGCAGGTCTGCTTAGTTCTCCCGGCTCCAGATGTCGTCATTGATTGTGTTCCGATTTGGTTTTGTGGTAAGACTCTGTTCTGTTTCCACTGTCCAGTAAAAGGAGGTGTAACTTCTTCATGCGTCACGGCGGTTGTCCATTTAAGGCCGAGTGTCTCTACTGGCATGACCTGCCCCACGGCTACCGGCCCCCTCGGCGCCGCCTGTCGGCAACCTCCGTAAGTAAACTGTCAGAATATGGGGCTCATATGATCTGGTACAATTCAccgtaaatatttattttgacccCTTAATCTGTTTATAAATTACGTTCTCGGCTGCTCGTCCTTTAGCGTCATGCCATGAGCCTGGATGATTTGGACAGCCTACAGCTTCTTGACTTTGTAATTGCAATGACTCTGCTGGATGACTTGCTGGATGAGGACGAGGACGACGATGAGGACGGGTTCCCACTGTACCTGAGTGGCTCGGAGTATAACCTAATCTGAGCACCGCCACTCCGCCCAATGAATTTACTCTGCTGTGGCTGGTTAGGTCATCAGTCTAATAAGACTGCTTGTTCACGGACCGTCTCTGGTGGGCAAGGGATATTTCTGTGAGGTGAACGCTGTTATTAAATCTGTTCAGACTGCAAAGATGACCCAGGTTCACTTATTTGTCTGGTTAAGCCCTTGACCGGTCTCAACCATCGACTGACCGTTGTTTGGATCCAGGACTGCGTTTGTCTTCCTCTTTCCCTGGGAGATTGGTACTGGGTTCCATATGCTAGTCTGTTAATTGATGTGGTGGTCTCCTTTGGTTGGCCCTCTGTTTCATTGatctggtttaaaaaaaaaagtcacttGTGCCAATTGTCACTTGCTATTTGTACcatttaatcttttttaatgtagtgtttattttatgtaggtccaaataaaaatgttattgtccTGAGACATGGCTAGATTTGATAGTGCCCTAATCTAGCCATGCCTCAGGTCAAGACCTTGTTATTAAAGTGTATTTGAATTAGAGCTGCTTACCTCTGATGTTGACAAGGTATCATTCTCCTGTTGCTGTGTCTGTATACTAATTAAAGAACCAATGTCAGATTTTATTGCTTCTAACCCGTTTTGTATTTTCATGCACAGAAAAAAGCTGTCTTCAGTTTGCTTCACTTTAATTCCCTGATTCTGTTGGCATTGTTCATGACTGATTGCTTGACAGTACAGGTAACTGGCCTACAAATAGCCTAGCGTTATAAATACTCTACTAATGGATCACTCTTAATTTACCCATGATATATTAAGGTATTGATCCTCCTGCATATGACTTCATGTCAAACTTGATTTGTGTTTTAAACCTTAAATATGGAAGCCAAAACGTGAGTGCTTTACTGGTTGTATCAAGAACTCTTGGTGTGGATGACTCATGTTTTCAAAGAATGCTTCCTATTGCAGTTTTACTGGTCACTGCAACTCTAAGCATTGCTGGCTGTGTCATCAGGGATGACATATGGCTGAAATGGACTAGTGTATTCCTTtcacacaaacatttcagaGGTAACCTTTtgagggtgtttttttttttttttcttcaaacaaATTGCATACAAATTGGGTAGGTCTCTGACGAAATAAAAGACCACAGCAGCGTGGAACATCAGAATGTACTGTTCAAGTATGTGAAAAGCCCTAGTAGTAATCTAATGACTCCTGTTCAGTAGGTGGCGCCAGCGGCCAAACCACGTCTTGAAGAGGGGAGTCTGACGAAGTAAACAAATTATGACATTCCGAGTCGCTGTTTAGTGGCAACAATTAATTCCAATTTTAGTCTTACCTTAGTTGAACACTTGTGTATTGGCTACTACTATGGACACAAATACTCTGTTGCTCAAGTTTGATGGTCGATCCCGTTTGCTGGTTCGTTCTCTCCTCTCCGGAGCTACCGGTGCCCGCCGTGCACGGTGTGTTTTTCTGAGGCAGCGACGTTCAGAACCGGACAGCTGCCTCCACAAGTGTCTACAAACGCTTTGCCAGCATGAAATATTCCCGACTACTGATGCGGAAACACTGAAAACGTAAGTAAAGAATAGGAACTTATTCCATTAATCTACGCGTATTTTGGTCTCCTTATTTGAtttccatgtaaaaaaaaaagaaatataggattttattgtaatattttgttttgaggCACAGGCCTCTTATTGATTCTGTACCCTCTGTTTTTAACTACTCAAACCCCCGGTGCAGTAAGCCTAAAACGTATTGCTGTAGCAATTGTGCACCAAACTATTCTTTCCATTTCCAACCACCCCAGGAAACCACTTGTGTGCCTATTTCCTGTGGCCTTCCAACAGAACCTGTTGTCCTTTCTACACCTTGTACACCCTGAGCTACCACAAACCAGTGTTCTTCACCTACTGGACTGCCTTTGCTTGGACGAGCCTGTCCGAGACTCCTGGGTGTCTGTCCTGGTCTCACAGCTCCGGAGAGATCTCGGAGCCCCTGGGGGAAAGGATTCGATACTCAGCCCTCAGTGCCGAGACCAACTGAGGGGCCTGTGTGAACGTCTGAAGGGTGGTGGCAAAGCAACGGGATGGGCTTCGTATTTAGACGGACCAATAGAGCCGCAGCTGTCGTCGACAtcacagaggaagaggaagtgcGACCGCGTGAATCTGGACTCGGAACCCGAGGAGGACTCCGGACGGAGGAGTAAGAGGAGGAAGTTGAGTCTCTCTCCTGCTGTTGAGGCCGACGGGAGCTGTTGCAGTACGGCAGGCGGTGGAGTCACAGAGGGTCTGGAAGATGAAATGGATTCAGGcagagatgatgatgatgatgatgatgatgatggcggCGGCGGTACAGAGGTCAGAGTATATGTGGAGCCTCCACAGCCGACGGTAACCGTTAATCCGTGCGATGCCCTGCCCGAGCATGTCAAGGTAAGAGAACTGAGCATGTCGAGGTAAGGCTTGTTTACGAAGAGTAAAgtgaatttgtttttgtctttcaggCGTCAATCCCTCAAATTAGGGAATTGTTACAAAGTGAAATGGAGGAGGTAAGAATGATACCGCGACAGGTGTACGTGAACGGAGCtgaacacaaaaatgtattttttctgacTGTATCCTCTTTGTTTAGTGGGATCAAAGCTCTGTAGATGTCTTTAAGGTGCTGAATGACTGTGCCCCTTCTGAGGTTGGACTTTTTTAACTTTACAGTAGTAACCAACTTTATGCATTCAACCAAACCCTCCCTGGGGCTAACTACAACCCTACTCTATATGTCCGTAGGTTGAGGTGTTATGTGGGATGCTATATTTGTCAGAGACCCCAGAACAGACCTTACCTCAGCTGTGTAGCTGCTTGCTGGCGCTCAGCCCTGACCTCAGTCACAGCACCGCAGCCTCACTCATTAAGAACCTCCTGCTGGGAAAGGTAACTTGCCACTCATTCAAAGACTTATTTTTCCTGTACAAATGGCCAAAACCGAGCCGTGCTGGGCTTGTCTGGCCAACATCATCGCTGCCTTGCTGGAAAGGACCGTTGGGTGGACCCTCTAGTGCGACGAGGAATAGTTTGTCCTCATGACTTAGGTCTCAGACATTTCCACTCTGGTTTACCCTTGGCAGGTGATGTCCCTCTCTGAACCTGCCTCGCGCTGCCTTGTCACGGCTGTGACGTCGCTATGCAGTCGCTATCCCAGGCCAACATGCCAAGCTCTGATTGGACCGATCCTGGATGGGCAGCCAGGTCAGTGGGAAACCCACGTTGGTCTGTTGTGGACTCCGAACTAGACATGCTGTCAGTCAAATTTATGCTGTCAATATATTATGTTGTATCCAGGCAGTAATTGCACAGCATCAGTTACTCATTCCATCAGTTACTCATTCTTGCCTGGATATAGAGAGATTAGATATATCTATaatatattctgtttttattttccatttctgAATCTGTGATCCCATTCAGGCAGTGCACAGACTGAGCTGCTCAACAGGTTGATTGAAGACTGCCTTGATCCCCACTACAGACTGCTGGTGTTTCAGTAAGCATTGCGATGAGACCAGAAAATCCTTGCTGACGTTGCTGCACTAATCCCCGATTATATGTTCTTCAATACAATGTGTTCTGAAATGGTATTTCCTCTTTTTCTAGGATGACACTCAAAGGGATTTGGAGTGAAGGAGTTTTGTCTGTTATTCATGCCCTTTTGGACAAAAAGGTGACTCTCACATCTCCttcatagcatagcatcatcttccgcttatccggggccgggtcgcgggggcagcagtctaagcagggatgcccagacttccctctccccagacacttcctccagctcttccggggggacaccgaggcgttcccaggccagccgggagacatagtccctccagcgtgtcctaggtcttccccggggtctcttcccggtggggcgggaccggaacaccttcccaggaaggcgttccggaggcatccgaaacagatgcccaagccacctcagctgacccctctcgatgtggaggagcagcggctctactctgagctcctcccgggtgaccgagcttctcaccctatctctaagggatcgcccagccaccctgcggagaaagctcatttcggccgcctgtatctgggatcttgtcctttcagtcatgacccaaagctcatgaccataggtgagagtaggaacgtagattgaccggtaaatcgagagcttcgccttgcggctcagctctttcttcaccacgacagaccgatacatcgaccgcattactgcagaagctgcaccgatccgtctgtcaatctcccgttccatccttccctcattcgcgaacaagacccctagatacccctagaactcctccacttgaggcaggcactctccaccaacctgaagtgggcaagcctattccgactgaggaccatggcctcggatttggaggtactgattttcatccccaccgcttcacactcggctgcaaaccgtccaagtgcatgctgaaggtcctggcttgaaggggccaacacgacaacatcatccgcaaagagcagagacgaaatcgtgtggtccccaaacctgacaccctccggcccctggctgcgcctagaaattctgtccataaaaattacgtacagaaccggtgacaaagggcagccctgccggagtccaacatgcacagggaacaagtctgacttactgccggcaatgcggaccaagctcctgtttcggtcgtacagggacctgacagcccttagcaaaggacccaggaccccatattcccgaagcactctccacaggatgccgcgagggacacagtcgaatgccttctccaaatccacaaaacacatgtggactggttgggcaaactcccatgaaccctccatcaccctgtagagggtatagagctggtccagtgttccacgacctggacgaaaaccacactgttcctcctgaatccgaggttctactatcggccgtattctcctctccagaaccctggcatagactttcccggggaggctgagaagtgtgatccccctatagttggaacacaccctccggtcccccttcttataaagagggaccaccaccccggtctgccatcccagaggcactgtccccgactgccacgcgatgttgcacaggcgtgtcagccaagacagccccacaacatccagagacttgaggtactcagggcggatctcatccacccccggtgccttgccaccgaggagtttcttaaccacctcggtgacttcagcccgggtgatggacgagtccacctctgagccctcatcctctgcttcctcaatggaagacgtgacagcgggattgaggagatcctcgaagtactccttccaccgctcgacgacatccccagttgaggtcaacagctgcccacctctactgtaaacagcgttggtagggcactgtttccctctcttgaggcgccggatggtttgccagaatctcttcgaggccagccgatagtccttctccatggcctcaccgaactcctcccaggcccgagtttttgcctccacaaccacccgggctgcagcccgcttggcctgtcggtacccgtcagctgcctcaggagtcccacaagccaaccaggcctgataggactccttcttcagcttgacggcatcccttacttccggtgtccaccacagggttcggggattgccgcctcgacaggcaccggagaccttacggccacagctccgagcggccgcttcgacaatggcggtggagaacatggtccctctccttgaactgccaccttaacgtggtggaggggtttgagtacccgagtgaccctaggagctatgttgtctggggctatatgcccctggtagggtctcccaaggcaaacaggtcctaggcgacgggtcagactaagagcggttcaaaaaccccttaatgaagaaaaaaatcatgtgttctgtgacgtcgcccggcatggcgcagccggggccccaccctggagccaggcccggggttggggctcgtttgcgagcgcctggtggccgggcctttccccatggggcccggccgggcccagcccgaacgagcgacatggggccgccctcccgtgggctcaccacccataggagggaccataaggggccggtgcagagaggatcgggcggcagtcgaaggcgggggcctagacaacccgatccccagacacggaaactagctctagggacgtggaatgtcacctcgctggcggggaaggagcctgagatggtgcgtgaggttgagaggttccgactagaggtagtcgggatcacctctacgcacggcttgggctctggaaccacactccttgagagaggatggacatCTCCTTCACTCGCACGTAAACTACTCCTTTAATGTGCCATACCTATCCAAACCCAGAATTATTGACTTGACCACATTGTGCTGATTGTGTGTGAAAATTGTTCACGTAATCCTCAGTCTGTCGTTTTGTTTGAGCGGTGGCAAACTGGCTATTGGAACTAGGCCTTCTGTAGGGGGGAAAAATCATTGAAAACGTACTGAACTAAGTCAAGAAAATCATGCCGTTGCTCAGTTACTTCATATGAACATTG is a window from the Esox lucius isolate fEsoLuc1 chromosome 12, fEsoLuc1.pri, whole genome shotgun sequence genome containing:
- the mkrn4 gene encoding makorin, ring finger protein, 4 isoform X4, which gives rise to MDTGIGETSSIRSGFTCRQFVNGWCRYGSSCHYLHELPSVLPPTSQTCRYFQKGVCWFGERCRYLHVTNVEAATAGLSRRGSAPAVNTSLFGNALPYRRGSEPSLIQAWRPSSHGQSFRGPEATQVPVAHSNHSHGHQTTDITEENAEGPSHASPQRPVIAKSSHTHGADPQGPVQPCPEVSAQSVVPSGTLSAQAGEWRAPVSQQHVSLSQGASGCDSSARPDLQPDDADASSRSQDVTCGICMETVYEKADAEERRFGILPNCCHAFCLSCIVTWRKTKNFQEEVVKSCPQCRVKSAFYIPHKYWVEGQPKETLIRSFKEKCSKRRCNFFMRHGGCPFKAECLYWHDLPHGYRPPRRRLSATSRHAMSLDDLDSLQLLDFVIAMTLLDDLLDEDEDDDEDGFPLYLSGSEYNLI
- the mkrn4 gene encoding makorin, ring finger protein, 4 isoform X2, which encodes MLKNINRGSGVSDSPARASLVFVTQFVNGWCRYGSSCHYLHELPSVLPPTSQTCRYFQKGVCWFGERCRYLHVTNVEAATAGLSRRGSAPAVNTSLFGNALPYRRGSEPSLIQAWRPSSHGQSFRGPEATQVPVAHSNHSHGHQTTDITEENAEGPSHASPQRPVIAKSSHTHGADPQGPVQPCPEVSAQSVVPSGTLSAQAGEWRAPVSQQHVSLSQGASGCDSSARPDLQPDDADASSRSQDVTCGICMETVYEKADAEERRFGILPNCCHAFCLSCIVTWRKTKNFQEEVVKSCPQCRVKSAFYIPHKYWVEGQPKETLIRSFKEKCSKRRCNFFMRHGGCPFKAECLYWHDLPHGYRPPRRRLSATSRHAMSLDDLDSLQLLDFVIAMTLLDDLLDEDEDDDEDGFPLYLSGSEYNLI
- the mkrn4 gene encoding makorin, ring finger protein, 4 isoform X3, which gives rise to MERYGFPYGDSYGRTLIDRGICRQFVNGWCRYGSSCHYLHELPSVLPPTSQTCRYFQKGVCWFGERCRYLHVTNVEAATAGLSRRGSAPAVNTSLFGNALPYRRGSEPSLIQAWRPSSHGQSFRGPEATQVPVAHSNHSHGHQTTDITEENAEGPSHASPQRPVIAKSSHTHGADPQGPVQPCPEVSAQSVVPSGTLSAQAGEWRAPVSQQHVSLSQGASGCDSSARPDLQPDDADASSRSQDVTCGICMETVYEKADAEERRFGILPNCCHAFCLSCIVTWRKTKNFQEEVVKSCPQCRVKSAFYIPHKYWVEGQPKETLIRSFKEKCSKRRCNFFMRHGGCPFKAECLYWHDLPHGYRPPRRRLSATSRHAMSLDDLDSLQLLDFVIAMTLLDDLLDEDEDDDEDGFPLYLSGSEYNLI
- the mkrn4 gene encoding makorin, ring finger protein, 4 isoform X5 is translated as MERQFVNGWCRYGSSCHYLHELPSVLPPTSQTCRYFQKGVCWFGERCRYLHVTNVEAATAGLSRRGSAPAVNTSLFGNALPYRRGSEPSLIQAWRPSSHGQSFRGPEATQVPVAHSNHSHGHQTTDITEENAEGPSHASPQRPVIAKSSHTHGADPQGPVQPCPEVSAQSVVPSGTLSAQAGEWRAPVSQQHVSLSQGASGCDSSARPDLQPDDADASSRSQDVTCGICMETVYEKADAEERRFGILPNCCHAFCLSCIVTWRKTKNFQEEVVKSCPQCRVKSAFYIPHKYWVEGQPKETLIRSFKEKCSKRRCNFFMRHGGCPFKAECLYWHDLPHGYRPPRRRLSATSRHAMSLDDLDSLQLLDFVIAMTLLDDLLDEDEDDDEDGFPLYLSGSEYNLI
- the fance gene encoding Fanconi anemia group E protein — translated: MDTNTLLLKFDGRSRLLVRSLLSGATGARRARCVFLRQRRSEPDSCLHKCLQTLCQHEIFPTTDAETLKTKPLVCLFPVAFQQNLLSFLHLVHPELPQTSVLHLLDCLCLDEPVRDSWVSVLVSQLRRDLGAPGGKDSILSPQCRDQLRGLCERLKGGGKATGWASYLDGPIEPQLSSTSQRKRKCDRVNLDSEPEEDSGRRSKRRKLSLSPAVEADGSCCSTAGGGVTEGLEDEMDSGRDDDDDDDDDGGGGTEVRVYVEPPQPTVTVNPCDALPEHVKASIPQIRELLQSEMEEWDQSSVDVFKVLNDCAPSEVEVLCGMLYLSETPEQTLPQLCSCLLALSPDLSHSTAASLIKNLLLGKVMSLSEPASRCLVTAVTSLCSRYPRPTCQALIGPILDGQPGSAQTELLNRLIEDCLDPHYRLLVFQMTLKGIWSEGVLSVIHALLDKKLELNEDLLTIFTDQLSSQAPQFVTSMKFAKMLLTVLTKYNMHLTAVHQSTLSCCLSSNQTFLKKSLQAALKRITHS